The sequence AGCCACAGCGCGGCCATGGTCACCGAAGAGGGCTCGAAAGCCGCCACTGAAGGCAGCTCGAAGGTGCGACGCATTGGCGAACGCCTCGGGCAACTCGTTTACGTCATCAACCAGACGACGCGAGCTGCGCGCCAGATCAGCGGCGCGATGCGACAGCAAAGCCTCGGGCTCGAACAAATCGCTTCAGGGATGAAACAAATCAATTTGGCCTCCCACGAAACCAAAATCAGCGTGGAACAGGCCGAAGGTGCACTCGACCGTCTCAGCCAGCTCACCGAGCCCATCCGCGTAGGCGGCGGACACGGCACGGAGGCATGAGGTTGAGCGCCGGTGTCACCAGCCTCGTCCTCACCCGAATGGGTGGACGCCCGGTGGCAGTCTCGTGTGAGCACGTGGTCGAGCTGATTCCGCGTGTCGACATCGACCGCGTCCCGGACTCGCCGGCCAACGTCCTTGGCGTCATCAACCTTCGGGGTCGCGTCGTCCCGATCCTCGATCTGCGAGCGAGACTCTCGTCGAAAGCGACGCTTCCAGCTCACCAGCACCTCGTCATCGTGCGCGGTCGCGCCGACAAACTCATCGGGCTCGCCGTCGACGAGGTTAGTGACGTGATTACGGTCGAGACAAACTCGATCGAGCAACCGGGGGAGGTCGCCGGAGTGCGCTCGCCGGGCGTCGTCCGCGTCGACGACGACCTCGTGCTCGTGCTGTCGCCGGAGGACGCGTACCATGCCTCGGTCTGACGAACCGCCGCGTGGTCCAAGCACAGAGTCGGTCGACCGTTTGGCGAGGTTCATTCGCGCGCGCACGCACCTGCAAATCCGCCCGCGAAGCGTCGACATCGTCGCTCGAGTCGCCGAGCGACGTGCAGCAGCGAAACGCCTTTCGCCGGACGCGTACATCGATCACGTGATCGCCGCGCAGGACGCGGTGGAGCTCGATCAGTTCACGATGGAACTGACGGTTGGAGAGACGCACTTCTTCCGAGGGCCACCGCAGTTCGATGCTTTGCGCAACGAAGTGATCCCCGCGCTCTACGCAAAGAAAAAGCGGACGCGCAGCATCGCTGCCCTCAGTGCAGGCTGCGCCACGGGGGAAGAGGCCTACTCGATCGCAATCGTCCTCCGTGAGGCAGCGCCTGCCGAATCGTGGCGCATGGAAGTCACGGGGATCGACATCAACTCGCGGTCGCTTCAAAAGGCCGAAACCGCGGTCTTTTCCGCGTGGTCGCTGCGCAACGTGCCGGATGCCGATCGGCGTCGCTACTTTCGCATCGAGGGCGAGTCGTTCCATCTGAACGAGGACATCCGCCGCCTTGTGCGGTTCAGGCGCGCGGCGCTCACCGATGCAGCCCTCGACACGCTCTTTCCAACGGGCATCGACCTCGTGGTTTGTCAAAACGTACTCTACTACCTCGAGAACGAAGCGCGTGCAGAGGTGGTTCGCGCGCTGGCGCAATCGCTCGCCATCGGCGGTTACTTGCTGTTCGGACCCGTCGATCACTTTGGCGACGTGCCCGGATGCAAGACCCTCCAATTCGGCGAAATCGTCGTCTACGAACGAACGGGGCTCGTCACGTTACCGCCTCCAACTCCACCTGGAGCGTTGCGCCGTTCTCGCTGGCCTACCGCACCTACGCGCCCGGCCACGGCAAATGCAGTTCCCGGTCATCTGCAGATTCCGACGTCCGCGCCCGTTCCCAAGGATCTCGCCGCAGCCGTGACACCTGCGGCCCCGTCGCTCGCAGACGCATTCGTGCGAGCCAATGCGGGCGATCTTCAGGGCGCGCTCGACTTGCTCGGACCGCTGCTCGACGATGAACCCGAAGAACCGAAGGGGCACTTGCTCGAGGGCTTGATCCTCACCGAGCTCGGGAGTTTCGATGCAGCTCTCGATGCCTTCCGCCGCTGCGTGTACCTCGATCCATCGATGATGCTCGCGCACGCCGGAGCGGCCGTTGCTTGCATGCGCCTTGGCCGCCAGGATCTCGTCGAACGCCATGCCGCACGCCTGCGTGCGCTCGGGCGCGACATGAGCCCCGACGCGACGGTCGACGGGTGGGAGGGCATGACGGTCGGCCGACTTCTACGCATGTTTCAGGAGACAAACCTCTCCGCGCCACGCGCGCTCGAGGTGCTCGGCCGATGAGTTCCACGGAAGAAACCGTCTACGACAAGCTGCGCAAATCCATCGCCCAGCTCGACGAAAAGTTGCGCGAGGGAAACACGGGTGAACGCGACGTTCATCCCCGAATCCTCGCCGAACGCACCAAGCGCATTGCCAAGACGCCCGTTCGCGTCGATCGCGCCCCCGATTCCATCGGGTGCATCGTCTTCGAACGCACGGGGCGCAGATACGCCGTGCAGCTCGAATCCGTAGACGATGTCGGCCCGCTCGGCCGAGTCACGCGCGTGCCCGGAGTACCCCCGTACTTCCTTGGTGTTGCAGCGCGGCGTGGTCGTATCGTAGCTGTCGTCGACTTGCCGCTCCTGTTTACTCCCGACGCTGCTGCGATGAACGAACCCGAGCATCTGGTCATGGCCTCGAACGCCGAAGTTGTCTGCGGCGTAGCGGCCGACTTTTTGCACAACATCATCGAGGTCAATCGGCGCACGATCGCCAAAGCGATGCCGACATTCCCTCCGCTCGTTCAGCGTCACACGCTTGGCGTGCTCGAAGATCGCACCGTCGTACTCGACCTCGTATCGCTCCTGGCCGACCGTGCACTGCGTGTCGAGGAGCGCGGCTGATGCCTCTCGACGATGCCGCCTTCGAAGCGCTTTGCGAAACGTTGCGCAACGAAGCCAGCGAGCAGATCGAGCGCATTGGCACGGCGCTGCTCCTCATCGAGCGTGGTGCCGAGGGCACCGCTCGTGACCAGCTCATCGACGAAGCATTTCGGCAAGCACACAACATGAAAGGTGCCGCCGCTTCGCTCGGTTTTGCGCAAACGGCACGCCTTGCTCATGCCATCGAATCGGTGCTCGCCGCCTTGCGCACCGATGACGACGCTCGCACCCCCGAAGTCTTCGACACCCTCAACGCAGCCCTCTCGACGGTGCCGCACGCGCTTCGTGTCGATCCGAGCGACGACGCCGATCCCGTCGTCACGGAAGCCATCCAAGCGCTCGAAGCGGTTCACGGCAAGCATCAGAACACGCCGGATGCGCCACCCGTGCAGGCAGCTTCGCCGCAAGCGCCCGTCATCATCCCTTCGGAAAGCATCACGGTCGCAACGCGTTCGCGAAGCCCCCAATCCATTCTGCGCCAGCACAACCTCGCCGAAGGCTCTTCACCGCCGCCGCAATACCGCTCCAACTACGTCGAGCCGAAAACCAAGCACAGCGAGCCACCGCCCAATCCACTGACGCCTGTTGCCAGTGGTACTCCGACAGGCGTGCTGATGCCGATTGCGCACTTGCCACCGCCACCAGGTTTTGCACCTCCGCCAACCTACGCCGGTGCACCGAACGCCGTCGCCGCCGCGTATCCGGCGCCAGGTACGGGCAGCGGCGTGTCCACCGGACCCGCAGGCCCCAACTCGCCCAAGACCAACGCACCGGCGACGCCCGGCACAGGTGTACCCGTTTCACCGGGCACTTCGGCTGGTTTGTCTCTACCAGGTGCACGCACCATTTCGCTCGGCGGACCCACGCCTGGACAACCATCGAGAGCCGGCACGAGCGCTGTGTCGATGCCCAACCCCCCCGTGCGACCACAGGCCGAAGAAACGCTGCGCGTGTCCATGAAAAAGCTCTCGGGGCTCATGGCTCAAGTGGGCGAGCTACTCGCTGCACGCGTACGCACCGACCAACGTTTGTCCGAGCTTCGATCCGTACTGGCTGCCGAGGAAGAACGATTCAAGGCGCAAGCGGCGCTCCGCGCGATGGTTCGTGACGACGCACCCCCGCACGTCGAAGGCTGGGCCAAACGGCTCATCGACGTGCAGCAAGACGACCTCGAACACGAGCGCCTTCTCGTCCGCCGTTTGCGCGAGATCGTACGCACGTTCGAGGCCGATGCGCTTCAGTCGACCATCCTCTCGGGACAGCTTCAGGAAGACATCCGGCGCATTCAAACTTTCCCCCTCGCAAGCGTCTTGGAACCGCTCCCGCGTGCCGTTCGAAACATGGCGCGCGAAGGCGGCAAGATGGTCGATCTCGTCATCACCGGCTCGGAGCTCGAGCTCGACAAAAAAGTCCTCGAAGAGCTGCGCGATCCTCTCTACCACCTGCTCCGAAACGCAGTGGATCACGGCTGCGAAGCGCCCACTGTACGAACCGCCGCCGGCAAACCCCCTCGCGGCACCATTCGCATCCACGCCGAACATCGCGGCGACGTCGTCACCATCACGATCGCCGACGATGGCCCTGGAGTCGACGTCGCTGCCGTTCGCCGATCCGCCGTCGCGGCAAACCTCATTTCAGCCGTCGAAGCCGCTGAGATGCCCGAACACCGCGTCCTCGAGCTGCTGTTTGCCCCGGGACTCACGACGCGATCCGAAGCTGGAGGACTCTCTGGACGCGGCGTCGGGCTCGATGCGGTCAGGACAAACATCGAAAAACTCCACGGCTCTGTCACCGTCGAATCGCGACAAGGCGTAGGAACGTCGTTCGTCATCGTTCTGCCATTGACCATCTACGTCGTTCATTCGCTCTTGCTGCGCGTCGGCGAAGAGCAGTTCGCGATGCCGATCTCGGCGATTCAACGTATTCTGCGCATCAGCACCACGGACATCCTCGAGGTCGAGCAAACGCATGCCATCGTCGTCGACGGTCGTCCCATTGCTCTCGTACCTCTCGGAACGCTCCTTGGATTGCCCGTCGAGCTGCCGCCGCCACCCGAACGGATCCCAGTGCTCGTCATCGGCATCGGCGAAACGCGATGTGCGCTGGCCGTACGTGAGATCGTTAGTGATCAAACGGTTTTGGCCAAAAACCTCGAAGCACCACTCATACGTGTTCGAAACATCGCGGGTGCGACGATTATGGGCGACGGACGCGTCGTGCTCATGCTCAACCCCATCGATCTCATCAAGTCGGCATCCGGTCGTGATGCAGCTCGTTTTCAGTCGCTCATCCCGCGCATCGAGCAGCGCACGAACCCCAAATTGCTGCTCGTCGACGACTCGTTCACCACGCGCGCGCTCGAACGTTCGGTGCTCGAAGTCGCCGGCTTCGACGTCGTTGCAGTCGCCGATGGGCAGGAAGCCTTGTCGGCGCTCGAGTTCGAACCCTTCGACATCGTCGTCACCGACGTTTCCATGCCCGAGATGAGCGGGCTCGAGCTTTGCAATCACATTCGCGGCAACGAGCGGCTTCGAAGATTGCCCGTCGTTCTCGTCACATCGCTCGGTTCTGAAGACGATCGCCGCGCAGGACTCGCTGTCGGCGCGGATGCGTACATCGTGAAGAGCGAATTCGATCACGAGGTCTTCGTGCAAACCGTCAACGATCTCGTAGGGAGAGGCTGATGCCACGCGTACTCGTCGTCGACGATTCGGTCGTGATGCGCGACATCGTGCGCGCACATCTCTCCGGTCTTGGTCTCGACCTCGAATTTGCTCCGTCTGCGGAAGAAGGTTTGTCCCGCATGGCGGTCAACCCTCCGTACGACTTGGTCGTCACCGACTACGCGATGCCCGGCATCAACGGGCTCGAGTTTGCCAAGCGTATCAAGGAGAAGGGCGGCATCACTGCGCCGCGAATCATCCTCATCAGTGCCAACAAAGAACTTCGTGAACGCGACTTGCTCGCAACGGGCATCCTCGACGCGTTTTTCCCCAAGCCGCTCGATGGCGCGCAGCTCGCAGCCCGCGTCTCGAGCATCTTGTCGCTGAGCTCTGCGTCGCCCGCAGCGATCATCCCATCGAGCCGCCGAGTGCGATCGGCCATTCGAGTCGTCGTTGCGGACGACACCGAAGTGGGTCGCACGCTCCTCATGCGCGTCCTCAAGGCCGACACCGAGCTCGACGTGGTTGGCGTTGCTCGCGACGGCCAACAGGCCGTGGATCTCGCGGTTCGCGAAAACCCGCAGATCATTCTTCTCGATGCGATGATGCCTGGTCTCGACGGCGTCGCTGCAACTCGGCGCATCATGGCGCTCGCGCCCACGCGCGTCGTCATCGTGTCCGAGCAGCAAGGCAAGGGCGCAGCGGCGCAGATTTTCGCGGCAACCGAAGCGGGAGCGATCGACGTCATTGCGCGTCCGGGGTGGATCGATCCTGCGGGCCCGCAAGCCGTCGCCTTGCGCGACAAGATCAAGATGCTTGCGGAGATCCCCGTCGTTCGTCGTTGGGCTGATGCGCCGCGCTCGGTGCGATCTCGTCGAGGTTCGTCAGGACGCACGATCAACAAAGCTTCTATCGTTGCGATTTGCGCGTCCACGGGAGGCCCCGCGGCGCTCGCGACGCTCTTGCCGGGCATCGCAGCGGTTGCACCCACCGTCCCGATTCTCATCGTGCAGCATGTCCTTGCCGGCTTCGACGAAGCGCTTGCCGAGTGGCTTGCTCAAGTCACGCAGTTACCCGTGCGAATCGCGACCCAAGGCATGCAAATCCGCGGTGGCGTCGTGGTGCTTGCGCCCGAGGGCAAACACCTCATCGCCCAGTCTTCGCACACCATGAGCGTCGTCGAAACGCCCCCGATCGCGAGTCATCGGCCATCGGGAACGCCGCTCTTCGAATCCATCGCACGTCACTTCGGCGACGGCGCGCTTGCCGTGGTTCTCACGGGCATGGGAAACGATGGCGTCGAAGGATTACGTGCCGTGAAGTCCGTCGGCGGCACCGTCCTCGTTCAATCACCGGACACCTGTGTCGTCAGCGGCATGCCTGGCGCCGCGATCGCCAAGGGGTATGCTGATTCGGTGTTGCCGCTCGATGAACTGGCGCTCGAAATTGTCGACCGCGTTCGCGCTCCGGCACGACCCAAATACTGATCCGATTCTGATATGAGTTCGACGATGCAGGAGGCCGAGATCCCGCAGCGGCTCGGGAAGTACCAAATCCTCCGCAGGCTCGCCTACGGCGGCATGGCGGAAGTGCTTCTTGGGCGGCTATCGGGCAGCGATGGATTCGCGCGCGACGTCGTCATCAAGCGTGTCTTGCCGCAATACGCGTCGAACGACGAGTTCATCGGGATGTTTCGCGACGAGGCGCGGATCACCTCACGGCTGCATCACGGCAACATCGTTCAGGTCGTCGAGTTTGGCGAGGAAAACGGCCTCTACTTCTTGGTGCTCGAATACGTCGACGGCCCGAGCCTCGGCGCCATGCTCCACGAGCTTCGAAAACGTAGCGAAAGGCTGAGCGTTCCCGAGGTCGCGCACATCGCCGTCGAAACGGCTCGCGGTCTCGACTACGCGCATCACAAGCTCGGTGAAGACGGCAGACCGCTGCTCATCGTGCATCGTGACGTGAGCCCATCGAACATCCTGCTCTCGCGCGAGGGCGTCGTGAAGCTCGCCGACTTCGGCATTGCGCGAGCGCGCGAGCGACTCAGCCCGACGCAAGGCGGTGCAGGCACCCTCAAAGGGAAATTCGCGTACATGGCGCCCGAAACGATCCTTCGCGGAAGGCTCGATGCGCGCAGCGATCTCTTCTCCTTCGGCGTCGTCATTTTCGAGATGCTCACGGGCCGAAGTGCGTTCACGGGCGAAACCGAAGCGCACACCATTCAGCGCGTGACGATGGAGGATTTGCCCCCGCCATCGACGTTCAACCGCGCCGTTCCGCCCGAGTTCGACGACATTGTCGTGCGGCTGCTCGACAAGGACCCAGACAAGCGTCCAGCTCGAGGTCTCGAGATTGTCGATTCGATTGGCAAGTTGCGCCTGCACACGTCGCCTCCGCCGAGCGAGCTGCTCATGGAAACGATCGCGCGCCTCTTTCCGGTGGATCGTCGGGATCAGAAGGCGACGGTGCGTCCTTCCAAACCACGAGTCATCGTGGTGGATGAATCGCGAACGTTGCGCGCGCTGGTTCGAGCGAGCTTGGGCCAGAAGTACGTGATCGTGGAGGCGTCGACGGGGGACGAGGCGCGGACGGCGATGCGCGGGACAGTACCCGACGCAGTCGTGTGTCAGCGTTCACTCCAAGGCATGAGTGGGATAGATCTCTGCGTGTCGATGCGGGAGAATCCTCGGTTGGATCAAGTACCATTCATCTTGCTTGCATCGGACATTACATCAGCATTGGAAGCCGAGGCCGTCGAGGCCGGGGTGAATGCTGTCTTACCGAAGCGATTTGACCCTAGGCAGCTCGAGTCTACATTGGCGAAGTTGCTGGAGGGGTAGGGGGATGGCGCACGATAACGCGCGTCTTACACCCTTTTCCCGAGATCCGATTGCTTGGCCCGAAGTGCGGCGATTGTTTGGGCTCCGTTCGTCGCAATTTGACGAAGCATGATTGAATGCATCGTTCTTACCGTGACAAACGCTTCAAATGGGTGATAGTATTCGCGGCCATCACCCCACCATGACCCCCGAAGAAGCGCGACAAAAGCTCAATCACCTCCTCTCGCATGCCCAGTATGCCGAAGGCGAACGCCTTGCGCGCGAGGTCCGGGCCGAAGCCATCCGGCAAAACGACCTCGAGCTTGCAACCGATGCCGCCTTTTATCTCGGGCAGTTCTGCTTCGAGCAGCTTCATCATCAGGATGCCTGGGATGCATTGGCGGACGCGCTGGCCGACCGGAGCGAGCTGTACGGGACCAATCACCTGCTCACGACGCAGGTTCGAGCGTGGCTTGCGGGCGTGTCAACGTCGCTCAATCGGAGTGCGGAGGCGCGAGCATTGCTAGCGCGTGCGACGGCGGCCCTGCCGAAAGAACCGACGGATGACGAACGAATGATCGTCGTCGACACGTTGCGCGTCATTGGATTCGTCGAAAATCGTCTCAAACGCAATGATGAGGCCGTCGAACACTTGCGGCGAGCTTTGGAGCTCGTTGAATCCATGAGCCCCCCGGACGAGCTCGAAGTGGCAAGCGTTTGCGTCCTACTGGGTGCGGCCGAAGAATTGGTAAACCATTTCGATCGTGCCGAAGAGCTTTACACGCGGGCGCTCGACATACGCCTGCGGCTGCTCGATGAAAACAACGTACTGATCGCCTATTGTCGCAATCATTTGGGCGTTGCGAAGTTGATGCAGAGCAAACCCGACGAGGCGCGAGAGCTCGTCGACAAATCGATTGCGGGGCTCGAAGCGACGCTTGGTGACAATCCTCTCACGGCGACGTCGCTTGCGACGCGCGCCACGATGCACGCGCTCGAAGAAGACCATGTACGCGCGGTCAATACACTCGAACGAGCGCTCACCATGAAAGAAGGGGCGGGGACGGATACGCCCGAAGTGGCCAGCACGCTTTTGATGCTCGGTTTGGTGCAGATGGGATTTGGAAAGCCGGATCTTGCCGAGCCGCATTTGCGTCGAGCGGTGAAGATTTATTTACCATTTCACCAAACGCAGCTCGAATCGTTGTTCAACGCGTTCAACAATACCATTTCGGTCCTGAATGCGCAGCGCAAGTTCAAAGAAATGATCGCATTCGTGGAGCCGATTTTGACACGATTGCAAGACGAACCGCTCGTGGATCCCAATTTCCTCGGCGCGGTGATCACGGGTTTGTCGACGGGATATCACGGGCTCGGCAAAGCGTCGAAAGCAGAAAAGTTGCTCAAGCGAGCATTGGGTGTCGTCGAATCGCGATTGGGCCCTGAAGCGCGCGAGCTGGAGCCGATATTGCACAATTTGGCGCAGCTTCTCTCAGAAATGGGAAGGCACTCGGAATCGCGCATGTATCGGCAGCGATCCGAGGCGATCTTGGGCAAAGAAAACTGACGGTGGATTGAACGAATCGCGCCGTTGCGGCCTGGATTCGCCGAATGGCTTCACTGCGTCGACGAAATGAATACGTCGTCCAGCGACGTCGCCACGAACAATCGCTCCGTCCATCGCTCGAGCTCTTCGATACTCGCGACGTCGATGCGTTGCTGCACAGCGTCCGGCACATTTCCGAAGCGCAAACGCAACAGGCGGCAAAACGTGTCGTGTACGCCCTTTTTGTGGCCTTCGTCCAGGCCCTTTTTGTGGGCATCCTCTTTCAGCTTGACGATCTCCGCATTGCCCTTCGTAATGAGCGCCCGTGCGACTTCGTTTTCCCCTTCGGCAAAGTCGATCAATGCGCGCACGGCAATGGGACGAATGAAGAGTTTATCCTCGATCACGCCGTCTTCATTCAGCGGGACGAACTTCCCCTCGTCCTTTGACCACTCGGCAACCTGGTTCGTCTTCACGAATATGGCGAATACCCGACGAACTCCACGGTGAATCAAATCTTCCGCCTTGTCCGTCACATCACGCAGCCGCTGCTCGTTCACCACCTCGAACGATATCTCTTCCAAGTAACGTGAACCCGTCGCCGGATCCGTGCCGTCTCGGCACACGCACACGTCCGTTCCGAAGTCGGACTTCTCTGATGCCCGCGTGAGCAGCTCGGTTGACATCGAATACCCGGGCCTTACGTGCGGCGCGGTCAAAAACGCAAGCCGACCCTGCGCTTTGGCATGAGGAAGCAGCGCGACCATCGCCGAAACCTTACGACCTCGAATCATCTCGTAACGCGCCTCGGCTTCGGGCTGCACGAGATGTTCGTCGACAGGTGGAAATGGTGACGTGGGACGGCGATCGGCGCGAGGAATCGACCGAGATTCCACGCCGCCATGAGCGGCTGGTGCGAGAACCATGGGTCCTGCGCTGCTCTTGGGATCCATCGCTGCCCATGATAGCAGAAGAACGGAAAGGTGGGCTAGTTGAAAAATACATCGCGCGGCGCTCGAGGTCGAGGTCGCCCGCTTAATCCGGGACAAACGGTTTGTCA is a genomic window of Polyangiaceae bacterium containing:
- a CDS encoding purine-binding chemotaxis protein CheW codes for the protein MAVSCEHVVELIPRVDIDRVPDSPANVLGVINLRGRVVPILDLRARLSSKATLPAHQHLVIVRGRADKLIGLAVDEVSDVITVETNSIEQPGEVAGVRSPGVVRVDDDLVLVLSPEDAYHASV
- a CDS encoding chemotaxis protein CheW, producing MSSTEETVYDKLRKSIAQLDEKLREGNTGERDVHPRILAERTKRIAKTPVRVDRAPDSIGCIVFERTGRRYAVQLESVDDVGPLGRVTRVPGVPPYFLGVAARRGRIVAVVDLPLLFTPDAAAMNEPEHLVMASNAEVVCGVAADFLHNIIEVNRRTIAKAMPTFPPLVQRHTLGVLEDRTVVLDLVSLLADRALRVEERG
- a CDS encoding response regulator: MPLDDAAFEALCETLRNEASEQIERIGTALLLIERGAEGTARDQLIDEAFRQAHNMKGAAASLGFAQTARLAHAIESVLAALRTDDDARTPEVFDTLNAALSTVPHALRVDPSDDADPVVTEAIQALEAVHGKHQNTPDAPPVQAASPQAPVIIPSESITVATRSRSPQSILRQHNLAEGSSPPPQYRSNYVEPKTKHSEPPPNPLTPVASGTPTGVLMPIAHLPPPPGFAPPPTYAGAPNAVAAAYPAPGTGSGVSTGPAGPNSPKTNAPATPGTGVPVSPGTSAGLSLPGARTISLGGPTPGQPSRAGTSAVSMPNPPVRPQAEETLRVSMKKLSGLMAQVGELLAARVRTDQRLSELRSVLAAEEERFKAQAALRAMVRDDAPPHVEGWAKRLIDVQQDDLEHERLLVRRLREIVRTFEADALQSTILSGQLQEDIRRIQTFPLASVLEPLPRAVRNMAREGGKMVDLVITGSELELDKKVLEELRDPLYHLLRNAVDHGCEAPTVRTAAGKPPRGTIRIHAEHRGDVVTITIADDGPGVDVAAVRRSAVAANLISAVEAAEMPEHRVLELLFAPGLTTRSEAGGLSGRGVGLDAVRTNIEKLHGSVTVESRQGVGTSFVIVLPLTIYVVHSLLLRVGEEQFAMPISAIQRILRISTTDILEVEQTHAIVVDGRPIALVPLGTLLGLPVELPPPPERIPVLVIGIGETRCALAVREIVSDQTVLAKNLEAPLIRVRNIAGATIMGDGRVVLMLNPIDLIKSASGRDAARFQSLIPRIEQRTNPKLLLVDDSFTTRALERSVLEVAGFDVVAVADGQEALSALEFEPFDIVVTDVSMPEMSGLELCNHIRGNERLRRLPVVLVTSLGSEDDRRAGLAVGADAYIVKSEFDHEVFVQTVNDLVGRG
- a CDS encoding response regulator, with translation MPRVLVVDDSVVMRDIVRAHLSGLGLDLEFAPSAEEGLSRMAVNPPYDLVVTDYAMPGINGLEFAKRIKEKGGITAPRIILISANKELRERDLLATGILDAFFPKPLDGAQLAARVSSILSLSSASPAAIIPSSRRVRSAIRVVVADDTEVGRTLLMRVLKADTELDVVGVARDGQQAVDLAVRENPQIILLDAMMPGLDGVAATRRIMALAPTRVVIVSEQQGKGAAAQIFAATEAGAIDVIARPGWIDPAGPQAVALRDKIKMLAEIPVVRRWADAPRSVRSRRGSSGRTINKASIVAICASTGGPAALATLLPGIAAVAPTVPILIVQHVLAGFDEALAEWLAQVTQLPVRIATQGMQIRGGVVVLAPEGKHLIAQSSHTMSVVETPPIASHRPSGTPLFESIARHFGDGALAVVLTGMGNDGVEGLRAVKSVGGTVLVQSPDTCVVSGMPGAAIAKGYADSVLPLDELALEIVDRVRAPARPKY
- a CDS encoding protein kinase, producing the protein MSSTMQEAEIPQRLGKYQILRRLAYGGMAEVLLGRLSGSDGFARDVVIKRVLPQYASNDEFIGMFRDEARITSRLHHGNIVQVVEFGEENGLYFLVLEYVDGPSLGAMLHELRKRSERLSVPEVAHIAVETARGLDYAHHKLGEDGRPLLIVHRDVSPSNILLSREGVVKLADFGIARARERLSPTQGGAGTLKGKFAYMAPETILRGRLDARSDLFSFGVVIFEMLTGRSAFTGETEAHTIQRVTMEDLPPPSTFNRAVPPEFDDIVVRLLDKDPDKRPARGLEIVDSIGKLRLHTSPPPSELLMETIARLFPVDRRDQKATVRPSKPRVIVVDESRTLRALVRASLGQKYVIVEASTGDEARTAMRGTVPDAVVCQRSLQGMSGIDLCVSMRENPRLDQVPFILLASDITSALEAEAVEAGVNAVLPKRFDPRQLESTLAKLLEG
- a CDS encoding tetratricopeptide repeat protein, producing the protein MTPEEARQKLNHLLSHAQYAEGERLAREVRAEAIRQNDLELATDAAFYLGQFCFEQLHHQDAWDALADALADRSELYGTNHLLTTQVRAWLAGVSTSLNRSAEARALLARATAALPKEPTDDERMIVVDTLRVIGFVENRLKRNDEAVEHLRRALELVESMSPPDELEVASVCVLLGAAEELVNHFDRAEELYTRALDIRLRLLDENNVLIAYCRNHLGVAKLMQSKPDEARELVDKSIAGLEATLGDNPLTATSLATRATMHALEEDHVRAVNTLERALTMKEGAGTDTPEVASTLLMLGLVQMGFGKPDLAEPHLRRAVKIYLPFHQTQLESLFNAFNNTISVLNAQRKFKEMIAFVEPILTRLQDEPLVDPNFLGAVITGLSTGYHGLGKASKAEKLLKRALGVVESRLGPEARELEPILHNLAQLLSEMGRHSESRMYRQRSEAILGKEN
- a CDS encoding Uma2 family endonuclease; amino-acid sequence: MDPKSSAGPMVLAPAAHGGVESRSIPRADRRPTSPFPPVDEHLVQPEAEARYEMIRGRKVSAMVALLPHAKAQGRLAFLTAPHVRPGYSMSTELLTRASEKSDFGTDVCVCRDGTDPATGSRYLEEISFEVVNEQRLRDVTDKAEDLIHRGVRRVFAIFVKTNQVAEWSKDEGKFVPLNEDGVIEDKLFIRPIAVRALIDFAEGENEVARALITKGNAEIVKLKEDAHKKGLDEGHKKGVHDTFCRLLRLRFGNVPDAVQQRIDVASIEELERWTERLFVATSLDDVFISSTQ